In Erigeron canadensis isolate Cc75 chromosome 6, C_canadensis_v1, whole genome shotgun sequence, the following are encoded in one genomic region:
- the LOC122603394 gene encoding 60S ribosomal protein L15-like yields MGAYTYVSELWRKKQSDVMRFMQRVRCWEYRQLPSIVRVTHPTRPDKARRMGYKAKQGYVIYRVRVRRGGRKRPVPKGIVYGKPTNQGVTQLKFQRSKRSVAEERAGRKLGGLKVLNSYWLNEDSTYKYFEVILVDPAHTSIRNDPRINWICNPVHKHRELRGLTSAGKKYRGLRGKGHLNHKQRPSRRATWKRNNTLSLRRYR; encoded by the exons ATGG GGGCATATACATACGTGTCGGAGCTATGGAGGAAGAAGCAATCCGATGTGATGAGGTTTATGCAGAGAGTTAGGTGCTGGGAGTATCGTCAGCTGCCTTCTATTGTCCGGGTCACTCATCCTACCCGACCCGATAAGGCTCGTCGTATGGGTTACAAAGCCAAACAg GGTTATGTCATCTACCGTGTGCGTGTCAGGCGTGGTGGACGAAAGAGGCCTGTTCCAAAGGGTATTGTTTATGGAAAACCTACTAACCAGGGTGTGACTCAGCTGAAGTTTCAACGTAGCAAGAGGTCCGTTGCGGAGGAAAGAGCTGGAAGGAAGTTGGGAGGCCTTAAGGTCCTCAATTCATACTGGCTTAATGAG GACTCCACTTACAAATATTTTGAGGTGATCTTAGTCGATCCTGCCCATACCAGTATCCGTAATGATCCTAGGATCAACTGGATCTGTAACCCAGTGCACAAGCACAGGGAGCTTCGTGGTCTAACGTCTGCTGGTAAGAAATACCGAGGACTCCGTGGAAAGGGACATTTGAACCACAAGCAACGTCCTTCGAGAAGGGCTACTTGGAAAAGGAACAACACCCTTTCCCTTCGACGTTATCGTTGA